TCAATTTTAGTTCCGTATGGGGTGGGCGATATTGCACCAATTGCGATTCGTTAAATCATTTTTCGATCATTCCGAATCGTATCGTCTTAATCTGACATCGTTGGCGCATTTGTTCAGCTTGAAGATGTCTATGAGACTGAACACACCGGAGACGGTTCAGGCGGCGATTTTCTCGGTGACCTGCTGCTGAGCAGCTTTCCGTTGACACGGTAGGAGTTCGTAATGTCGGTGCGGTACGGACGTTTGCGGGCGCCGAATTTTCTGCGAGCAGTTCGATGCCGGTGTCCTGGCTCGATATCATCGTCGTACTCAACCTCTTGAGACGATTGTCCACCACCTTGGTCTCGCGCTCGTCGGCGGACCTGGAACTGCATTCGCCAATCGCCTCCCTCCGTGCCAACGACGGTGAGACAAAGCACCGCCGTTAATTTAGCCTTGACCCAAGTTGAACAGTGCTGGCGGAACACGCGGGGAACGCGAGATCGTAAGTATCTGATATTGCCGGGAGTAGATTTGGCGCGAAAACCGGGTGTGATAACAACATTTTGCCTGTGACTTGCGGTTTGGTTTATTTTTGCGGGTGCAGGCAGTGACAACCTGGCCATGTACGTCGTCGAACGAGTCGCGCGCGGGCACCGCTATCTTTACCTGGTCGAGAGCGTGCGCGAGGGCAAAATCGTCCGCCAGCGCACGATCAAGGCTCTGGGCCGCAAGGATGTGCTGGCTGCGAGTGGCGAACTCGACAGGCTGGCCGCCTCGATCGCACGCCACGCAGAGCGCAGCATCATTGTAACCGCTGATCCTGTCCCACGCATTGGTGGTGGCGGGATTTATATCAGGCTGCTGGCGTCATGCGCGCGAAGGCGCACTGGTCATGGATCAGCGAGATGATTTGCGGGACCATGCGCCACGTATCGGCAAGTGCCAGATTGGCCCTCGGATCACCCAGTTGTTCGATCCATGACGGGCCACCTGTAATGGTGCTGTGGCCAAGCAGTGCCGCGAGAGGGTAGCCGAACTCGGGATCGGCGATGAAGGGCTTCCACGCCTCCATGTCGAGATGCATGGCTGTGAAGAACCCGTTGGCGAAGTCCTCGAGCAGTACCTCGCCTTCCTCGGTGCGCATGTAGATCGGCGCGTAGGCCTCGGGCTTCTCGGCAAGCTCGATGCAGATGCGGTTGTAACGCTTGAGGATCGTTCGGCGCACCGTGCGGATGACGCGAACGATGACCGGCACCCAGTCGAGTGCTTCACTGGCATCTTCGCCGATCCTGTGGAGTTTGCCGGCGCAGCAGGGGCAATCCAGCGTATCGGGATCGATCACGCGCTCCACACGCTCGATATGGGCCGGCAGCGCCATCAGGCCTCGCTTGCGGCGTGGGCGAGCGACGGCAGGCTTACCTTCGGCGTCGCCATCGTCGTTGGCTGCGGCAGCCGGCGTGGTTACGAGGTCGCCGAGATCAAGAATTCCCTGGTTGCCCAGGATCGTGCTGGCGCGTTCCGAACGGCTGCCGAAGGCCTGATGGGCCATGCCTTTGAGCAGCGCGCGCAACTGGGGGTTTTCTGCCTGGAGCTCACGCACCAGAGCCGCCATTTGCTCCATATCTTCAGGGAGATCGTCGCCAGAATCGCGCCTGACCCGTCATGACGGACCAACTTCACCTTATCCGCGCCCTTGTTGCGGAACACGAACACATCGCCCGCACAGGCATCATGCCCCAGCACGTGCGTCACCAGTCCCATCAAGCGGTTAATCCCAGCTCTGAAGTCGACCGGCTGTGTCGCCACGAAGATCCGTACGCTTCCGTCGATCGGGATCATTCCCGGATCGCGGCCAGTACCGCGCGCAGGTGGTCCATCTCAACCGCGCCCCGGATCCGAACCGTCACATCGCGAACGATCAGTTCCAGCCCGGCGCCTTCGCATCGCTCCTCCCGGACAACCGTTACCGGCACAAACCGCATTTCCTCAACCACGCCCGCCGCGCGTGCATGTCGCCGCCAGTCGTGCAGCAGGCCCAGGCCGACCCCGTTCTCACGCGCAACCTGCGACACCGTCACGTCAGGAGCAAAACTCTCCGCGACAATGCGGTCACGTTCTTCATCAGGCCATCGTTCGTAGCGTCGGCGCGTCGGCGTCAAACTCTCGATCAAACGCGACGCCGTACTGTGCGACGCACAGGTCAAACCGCCGTTTGACCCTGCATCAATTTCATCCGACATTGCCCGATCTCCTCATCGTCTCGGGCGAGCCTACTCATCAGCAAGCTCTCGGAATACGTGGGGCGGGTGAAGCGGTTACAGAACACCGAAACCACCGCGCCGTGACCGGGGGTCAAATCCTCGGTTCTGTTGACACAGGGGCCTGGACGATCGAGCTCATAAAGCGTTCGGACAAGGCGAAGGGCTTCCAGGTTCTCCCGCGGCGGTGGGTCGTCGAACGCACCTTCGCATGGCTTGGCCGATGCCGCCGCCTCGCCAAGGATTGGGAAACCACCATCGCATCCTCCACGGCATGGACAACAATAGCCTCCATCCGCATGCTCACCCGCAGAACTGCAAGATATTGCTACGGTTGAGAAACTTCTGAATCAGGCACTGAGACGAACAGGCGGTGCAGTGTGGCGACAAATACTGCCGCGCGCGCAGGATGTCGTCAAGGCGATGGATCACCCGCGCAGGATCGCGCCGGTCGGCAATGCAGCCGGCAAGCTGACGGAAAATCCCCATCGCGCGTTCTGCCTGTGCCAGCAGCAGAACCCCGCCATCCGAAGTGCGGCGGCCACCGTCGAAAGCTGCGGCGACTTTCTTGCGATGCACTGCTGGGAATCGGAATGGGCTTACGACATCATCGTTCATGGCGGGTGTGCCCTATGGCATTTTCTGCCCTGCGACAGGGCCAGCGTAGACACCCAGTTCCTAAAACAGATCAGAGACTTGTGCCACTCCCGCCAACCCTTCAGGCCGAGCTCGATGAATAAGACGGGTTAGTTAGCTCCGATCTTGTAGTATCGCCATTAAGGATCGTGCTGCATTATCAACATCAAAGCGACTTTTAAACGTTTTACGAGCTCGGTCGCGCATTTCGGCACGCTCGCTTTCACTTAAAGCCGCATATGATTGAAAAACCGCTGTAGTGCCGGATACCGTATCAGGGCCCACAATACCCGCACCATCTGCTTCTATCTCACGCCATATATTCACTTTATCACTTATAAGTACTGGCGTTCCGGCGGCCAGCGCCTCCGCAACCGCGATACCGAAGTTCTCTTGATGGGACGGGAGGACGAATGCTTCAGCTTCTCGAAATGCTCCCATTTTAGCATCACCCTCCAACATCCCAGGAAATAATACGCGATCCATAATGCCGAGCGCTGTTGCTTGGGCTCGCAATTTTGGGATCATTCCAAGTTTGTCTGGACCAGCCATGACCAGCCATAAATCCGGGCGCTTAGATGCAATACTAGCAAATGCCGCTATAGCTAAATCACACCCCTTTTTAGGATGAATTCTACTTAAATAAAGTAAATACGGTGCGCCATCTAATTCCGGCACCATCTTCCTGAAGATCTGTGCCTGAGAAATTTTATCACCAACTAAATCCGGCGCCCCATAATTAACAACCATACCATTGACATGGTACGGTTTAAATATATTTTTCGCTTGCCGCATTTCTTCTTCACTGGTGAAAAAAACCGCTTTTGCAGAATTCAGCAATGGTCCCTCAACCAATAGCCAAGACAATTTTTTGAAAGGTACTTTGTAAGGCTTATCCTTGTTGAACCAAGGGTCCAGCATTCCATGCGGGAATACAAAATATGGGATATTACTGTTTTTAAGCGCTCGCCGGGCAGCGACTGCTTGATATCGCCAAATTCCGGAAACTATTATGGCGTCGTACTTCGATGCGTTCTCTCGCAACCAAGGAACCACCTTTTTAGAATAGCGATAGCGGGCAAGTGGCCCGCGGCCGTAAGGTTGCCCTAAATGGAATATGTCCCCCGGATAGTCGGGCAAGATAGGCGCATCATGGGGTTCTAATGTTAATATGTCCTGCGTATGGCCTAATTCATTCCAAGTCTGAGCAAAACGCCTAGCGCCCTCGATAGGGCCGCCTCCGCGTGGGTCTGAACTCTGGATAAAGCGCAGGATACGAGTCACTTATTCATCTCCTCGGCAGGGCTTTGCCCAACAGATTTCGGCCTAACGGAAAGCAATTGCGCTTTTCCACTTGTGTATTTCACTGATAGTCTTTTTAGTATTAATGAAAGAAAAAACAAACTAACAATCTGAAAAAATACCAAAGGGACTGTCGAACTGAACGGGCCTCGAAAAACAATTGGTATAGAAGCGAAAACTATAAATCCCGATATTGGGAAGCCATCAACGATTACTGGCCGCCAGAAAGCTCCAAGATAAATGATATGCAGGAAAAATACACTACCAAATAACGCACCGATTAAATGAAAATCGCGAAATCCGTCGGCAAAAACCGGCATGGACAAATTGTCGGTTCCAGCAATGTCTAAGTCAACAAGTCGCCCCCCTACGTCAAGAGCATTCAAACTAGGTTTGCTAGTCCATACTGCACGTGGAATAAAGAAAAGCGCATCTCCAATAAGCTTTTGCCCATACGTATAGCCAAACACCGACGAGTATGAGACATTTTCAACCGTCATATCGAAAACATCGACAAATTTAATGACAAAAATGCTCTCGTTCATGCTCGAATTATCGGCAGCCGCCCCACCCCCACGAGTAGTTGCGTTTAGAATGGGCATCAGTATAACAGTAAATACGCCTGCAGCGATCATGAAATTCTGTGCACTGACGCGTCCCCTTAGCCAAATTAATGCTAAAGGGATATATGCAGCGAGCAAGCTGAAACGCGAAGTGTTGAAAGGATTTGCTGACATGATAAGTATAAAAAATGAAGCTATGGCGCATGGCGCATATCTCCACCCTTTATCCTTCGCCATGATAAATAGAACAGCTGTTGCAGTCATTTGCATCGCACGAAAAAAAGTTAACCAAGGCGCATCAAGCACCTTCATTTTTTCAAAACGTGGCGCTAGCACATTCGATAGCCCGCCCATCCCGGCCATATAAATAAGAAAAGATGCTATAGATATGCAAAGCAGAATAATCTCGAGTCCAGAAAATGTAGAAAGCCTGTATTCTTTGATATTTTTACTACGCCAAATAGAAAAATAAAAAGAGCACACTAATAGGAATATCCATGCACATGCATGTGTTATCAGAAATTGGTCGTCAGTGTACCGATTATAACCAACCGTAGTGCCAATAAATGCGTTTCCTGACACAACTTGAAGGGGCCTTATAACAAAAGCCAAGTATGTCACAAACAATATTACCTCCGGTATTGATACAAATCGAACCCGGAGCATAAGTAAGTTGGCAGAAATTATTATCATTGTTGGCATAGTCAACAATGCATTGATGCGACTATCGCATAGAACTAGGCTGATAAAGTATATTACTAAATATGGCAGAACTCGGACCAGGAAATTAAATAACAACTGATTTTTTGAGATCGCCATTCTATCGACTCCGGCCACAATCAATATTTCTTACAATTGAAAATTTCAGAATAGCTTGCTTTTATAGATCGCCATCTATTCACAATATTAGCACATCGATCTAGCTGCTGGATCTAATAAATGGAGGACTTCATTAACGACATTAATAACATAATTGTATAAACTTAGTTTATTTAAATACTTGTTCTGCATTCGCGTATGGACAGAATGCACCTATTTAGCTATAATTCGGCTTTTCTGCGAGATTTTGATTCAGGCTATCAGCGCTTGATGCCTAAGGGATCGAGGATCAGACGTCAATAAAAGCGACATGATCTCGCATGCTGCTTACCCAAGGATAGCCCTGCGACGTTGAAAATCCACGGATTTGTTGATTTTCCTGATCCCTCTCGGCCTGCCGTTGCAACCTGCATTGATCAGAACCTAAGCGGCCATTTTCGACGTCCGATTGTCATGATGCGCCACGGCTGATCAACGAGCTTGTTCCAAGCTTCACAGCAGAGGTCGATGATGTTTTCTTAGCTCGGCTTTGTACGATCAGGTAGCGAAGCATAGTGCCTGAGCCATGCGTTTTAGGCGGTTTGTGGGAAGATGGTGCGGTTCTGGGTGCGGCGGGGAGTGTTGATTAATGTCGCCTACCCAGAGTTGGAGGCGGACAGCTCCGATGGCGTCACTGAATGTCAGGTTGATTTTTCGATACCAGGCGGCGGAATAAGGGGCGCTTTTAATGGTCAACAGATCGCAGGCCCATAGCGATATAAGGCTGTAGAGACCCAGCAGCGCCGGCGTGGTTCGCGTTATGGCTTTGTCGGTCCAATGGCGCTGTGTTTCGACACCAAGGTGAGCGCGGGTTTCTGCAAAGGTGACCTCGATCTGCCATCGGCGGACGTAGAGGGCGATTATCTCGGCGGGCTCGAGGGTGATGTCGGTACTGAAGAAGGCCTGCGGGTCGCGCTTTCCGTCAGGATCGCGAACCAGGACCCATATGTGGACGGCCTCCTCCTTGCAAGATGTGGGCAGTAGTTTGATCGGATCGCTTGCGTTCATATGTCCGGCCTGTTGTTGCGCTCGCACATGAACGCTGGCCAAGATGGTTTCCGCGACGCGCGTTCCAAACAGTGGAGCGACCTACAAAGGCCCCTGGGTCCTGCGGAGTGTCACGCATCTTGGATCGATCGATCACGCCATCTGCTTTCTTGCAAGTTCACGTATCAGATCAGCACGGTAGCTTTGATCTCCTGCTCACCGTGACTGCCTGATCTCTTATGCCGCGCATGCCAACTCTGGCAGCTCAGCGTTTTTCCGATAGCTCTCGCCGGTCACCATCATCTTCCAGGCGAGCCGGGCGATCTTGTTTGCCAGCGCTACCGCCACGAGCTTGGGCGGTTTGCGCTTGAGCATGTCCAGCAGCCATGGCGAGGCATTCTTTCCACGTCCGGCCCTGACATATTGAAGGAGCGCGGTGGCGCCCATCACCAGCGTGCTTCGCAAGGCTTCGTCACCAGCTCGAGTGATGATGCCTTGTCATCGACGTTGATCCAGCGCGAGCTCTGCAAGCCCGCGACCAGCACGGCCTGGTCTTCAGCCACCAGACCTTCAAGCCGTTGACTAAGCAAACGCACAACCTGGCGCTTCGAGATCTCCAGGCCCATGCCTTCGAGCAGCGCGGTCAACCGCTCACTGGTGATCTGACCCTGAAAATGGCCGGCTGCGATAAAGCGCCGTAGTTCAGGACCAAACCCGCCGACAATACCGACGGGGAGTGGCGCGACGATGCGGTTCCCATCCGCGTCCTGCCACCGCTCGCGGCGATAGTGGACCACCTCGACGCTGATCCGAAGATCCTGAACCAGAACGTCTTCGTAACCTTTGAAACGTGATCCGACCGGAGGCGCCGCCTTGAGCGTCACCTCCCGGCTGATCGTCAGCTTCGACTTTACTGCACCTCGGGTGCGCTTGCGCCGCGCTTTGCCACTCGGCGCAGTAGCCTTCTCCATCCCGGACGGCTTCGCCTTGTTGAACTTTGGCCGGGGCGGGTGCCCCTTGAGGTGAGCTATCTCGTCCTTAAGCGCCTGGTTCTCTTCCTTCAAAGCCGCATTCTCGGCAGTGAGGTGTTCGACTTTTTCCTCAAGTCGGTCACAGCGCTCGACCAGCGCCGCGACAACACGGCGCAGGTCCAAATCCGCCATTCCAGCGCTGATGTCATCGCCTTGTGCCACCCATGGCGTGAATCACACTGCGCCGACTTTGTATAGCCTCTCCGCCCGGGAATTTGCCCCGGTTACTCTCGGGCCAGCCTAACCATCAGCAAGCTCTCGGAATACGTGGGGCGGGTGCAGCGGTTACGTTTGATCCGGGCCAGCTACTCCGAGACATCCGCGTACTGCGGAAGAAACTGATGCTCATGGCCGAAACACCTCACGGAACTCGAGACAAAGCGGGCCTCGAACATCAATGGGCCCTGCTCTCCTGACGATCCGGCCTTGTTCAATATGGTAGGAACTACGTATAAGCGCATAATGTGCACATGCAGCATAAACCCGTTGACGCGATCTGTTGCAATGCAGGATAGATCGTGGAGGTCGGCGGCTCAGGGCTGCGCAAGGTAGCAGGAATCAGGAATGCTTTTGAAAATCCATGCAATGCAGCAACGTCTTCGTCCAGCGATGCAAGGTTCATAAATATGAAAATTGCCGTTTTTGGGCTTGGCTATGTTGGTCTTTCGAACGCAGTCCTGCTGGCTCAGCACAACGAGGTGGTCGCAGTGGACATCTCAGCCGACCGTGTCGCGATACTCGCTGGCCGGAAGTCTCCGATAGTCGATGCGGAACTTGAAGATTTTCTCGCCACCAAACCGCTTAACCTTACCGCAACATTAGACCCCCAAGAAGCCCTTGCGAATGCTGACTATGTAATAGTTGCCACACCGACTA
Above is a window of Novosphingobium sp. P6W DNA encoding:
- a CDS encoding UPF0149 family protein, whose translation is MAHQAFGSRSERASTILGNQGILDLGDLVTTPAAAANDDGDAEGKPAVARPRRKRGLMALPAHIERVERVIDPDTLDCPCCAGKLHRIGEDASEALDWVPVIVRVIRTVRRTILKRYNRICIELAEKPEAYAPIYMRTEEGEVLLEDFANGFFTAMHLDMEAWKPFIADPEFGYPLAALLGHSTITGGPSWIEQLGDPRANLALADTWRMVPQIISLIHDQCAFARMTPAA
- the tnpB gene encoding IS66 family insertion sequence element accessory protein TnpB (TnpB, as the term is used for proteins encoded by IS66 family insertion elements, is considered an accessory protein, since TnpC, encoded by a neighboring gene, is a DDE family transposase.); amino-acid sequence: MIPIDGSVRIFVATQPVDFRAGINRLMGLVTHVLGHDACAGDVFVFRNKGADKVKLVRHDGSGAILATISLKIWSKWRLWCVSSRQKTPSCARCSKAWPIRPSAAVRNAPARSWATREFLISATS
- a CDS encoding transposase; translation: MSDEIDAGSNGGLTCASHSTASRLIESLTPTRRRYERWPDEERDRIVAESFAPDVTVSQVARENGVGLGLLHDWRRHARAAGVVEEMRFVPVTVVREERCEGAGLELIVRDVTVRIRGAVEMDHLRAVLAAIRE
- a CDS encoding glycosyltransferase, yielding MTRILRFIQSSDPRGGGPIEGARRFAQTWNELGHTQDILTLEPHDAPILPDYPGDIFHLGQPYGRGPLARYRYSKKVVPWLRENASKYDAIIVSGIWRYQAVAARRALKNSNIPYFVFPHGMLDPWFNKDKPYKVPFKKLSWLLVEGPLLNSAKAVFFTSEEEMRQAKNIFKPYHVNGMVVNYGAPDLVGDKISQAQIFRKMVPELDGAPYLLYLSRIHPKKGCDLAIAAFASIASKRPDLWLVMAGPDKLGMIPKLRAQATALGIMDRVLFPGMLEGDAKMGAFREAEAFVLPSHQENFGIAVAEALAAGTPVLISDKVNIWREIEADGAGIVGPDTVSGTTAVFQSYAALSESERAEMRDRARKTFKSRFDVDNAARSLMAILQDRS